The genomic stretch TGGCCGCGTGGCGCTTGTGACGGGAGCCGTGCAGAACGGGTCACAGATCAAGTCAAGAGTGAGCCCCGGGTATCTTGAGCGGGATAAAACCTATGATATAAATCTGCCTCTGCACTTTACCACGTGGACTTTCAGGCCGGGGCACCGGATTCGCGTGGCCGTCACCAATGCCCAGTTTCCCATGATATGGCCCACCCCTTACCCCATGACAACCTGCCTCGTCATGGGAAGCGGAGCGACAAGCATCGACCTGCCGGTGACATCGGGAAATGCCCATAAGGGACTGTCCTTCAAGAGCCCTCAGCCACGGGAAGAGATGCCCTTCAGCAAATATCTCCCCGCAAAATGGCCTAAGAGCCACAAAGTCATTGATAATCTTGAAACCTCCGAGATCGCCATTGAATTTGAAGGAGAGAGGGCTCTGGAGCATGAAGGCAATACTTACTCTACCCTGGTGAAAACGATATACAGTACCAATGAGCGAAACCCTGCAGATTCAAGCTTCCACGGCGAGGCCGAAAGCGACGTAAAGCTTCTCACGGGTAATCGAAGACTTTCCGTGAGCACCTTCATCGATGTAAGCTCCGATGAGCGCTCTTTTTTAATCACCTTCACCCGAAGGATATCTGAGAATGGCGAGCTGAAAAGGGAGAAGACCTGGAAGGAGTCAATCCCCCGCATGTTCCAGTGAAGACTGCCTTACGGCGAGACCACCTTGATGCAGTTGCTTCCCTGGATTATCTGCATCTTTATCTCCTTGCCGCCCGAAGTGCCGTAGCCCGACACGACCGGCGGGCCGCCGCATCCTCCTATCGTGGGAAGGGTGGAGGTCTTCACCGTCTTTCCCCAGTCCTCGTATTTTGTCGTGCTCACCTTCTCGGTCCAGTTTTCCGGCGCCTTGAGCACTTCCTGGGCATTGCGGTTAGTCGTGGCGCTGCCCTGCTGCGTTGACTGGCCCTGTGAGGATGAGCCTGAGCTTTTTGCAGTGGTGCTCCTGCAGTAGAACTCATGGGTCTTGCCCTGACAGACGGCATAATGGTCGGTTTCGTTGAAGTTGCTCAGGAAGGACCGCTCGATCTGGAGGCCGCACTTTGAGCAGCACACCATGTTCGACTTCCCCTCGACGTTCTTGAAAAGGCCCAGGTAGGTGACGTGGGAGAGCACCTCGCGGGGGAGCTCCTTCTTGTGCCTCACGAAGCGCACCACGTCGCCCGGCTGAACCTCCCCGGAAGGGGTGCCTTTTATGGATATGACGCAGTTCCGGGAATCAGTTGACACGAGGTAGGCTTCGGCGATGACCTTATCGCCCCGCATGATCGTAAAGGTGTCGCCGAACTTGATCCCGTCGGCACCCTTGAGGGAGATCCTGAAGGCATCAATCATGCTTTTGTCGGGAGCGATGATTTTCCCGTCGGGGATGGATTCGATGTGAGCGGCAGCACTTTTCTGTGTCTCTTCTGAGTATAAGGGCAGGGAGAAGCATGGCATCAGGAGGGAAAAAGCAAGGCACAGGCAGAAAATCCAGTATCTCATGGGGGCTCTCCTTCCGGCTGAAGAGTGATACATTTATTATATCATGGATTATGATTATTGCATCAGGGCGTGCAAAAGGTTATAATAGCAAGGAGAGAGGGCAGATCCTTCAATGCCGGAAATAAGCAGATTTTACGGGATAGTGATAAGAATGTTTTACGAGGATCACAATCCCCCTCACTTTCATGCAATTTATGGAAAACAGGAAGCCATGATTTCAATATCTGAGCTGAGAATTCTTGAGGGCAGAATTTCTAAGAGAGCGCTCTTAATGACTCTGGAATGGGCGATACAGTATCGTGAAGCCCTTATGGAGAGCTGGCAGCTCGCAATGAACAGTCAGCCGCTGAAAAGCATTCCGCCGCTCAAATAGCAGGGAGGCACTGATGCTCACAAGAGTGAGAAAAGTCAAATATCTCAAGGAGTACAAACTGCTCATCTCGTTTACTGATGGCAGTGAGAAAGTCTTTGATATGATGCGGTGTATTGAGAAGGGCGGAGTATTTACCCCTCTCAGGGATATCGAGTATTTCAAAAGGGTCTCTGTGAATCCTGAATCCAGGACGATAGAATGGCCGAATGGCGTGGATATCTGTCCCGATACGCTTTATAAGGATGGGACGGAATTAAAATCAGCAAAGAAAAAAGCATCTGCCTGATGGCAGCCTGCTACTTCGCCAGGGCCTCCAGGACCTTCTCTAAGCTATCGGGGCACACCGCGGGCGCCGCGCTCTCCTTTATCGCGGCATCGGGATCCTTGAGGCCGTGGCCCGTGTTCACGCAGACAATGGTGCTTCCTTCCGGGATCTTCCCTTCGCGGGCGTACCGGAGAAGCCCTGCCACCGAGGCCGCCGATGCGGGCTCGACAAAGACTCCCTCGGAAGTGGCGAGGAGCTTGTAAGCGTCAAAGATCTCCTTCTCGCTCACCATGTCAATCACGCCGCCGGAGTCTTTCCCTGCCGCCGCCGCTTCCTCCCACCGTGCGGGGTTGCCTATGCGTATGGCGGTGGCCCTTGTCTCCGGCTTCTCCACCACGTGGCCCCGCACGATGGGTGCGGCGCCTTCGGCCTGGAATCCCATCATTCTGGGGAGCCTGGTGCTGTGGCCTTTTGAGTGATATTCACGGAATCCCCGCCAGTAAGCGGTGATATTCCCTGCATTGCCCACGGGAATGAAGAGGTAGTCGGGAGCGTCACCGAGTTCGTCGCATATCTCGAAGGCAGATGTTTTCTGGCCCTCGATGCGGTGCTCGTTGAGGGAGTTCACCAGGGTGTAGGGATATTTTGAAGAGATTTCCTTTACAAGAGAGAGAGCCTGGTCAAAGTTCCCCTTGAGGGCAATAACCTTTGCTCCGTAAATGAGCGCCTGGGCGAGCTTGCCCAGCGCTATGGCATTGTCAGGGATCAGCACGGCGCATACGATAGATGCCCTTGAGGCATAGGCCGCCGCTGAGGCTGAAGTGTTTCCCGTTGAGGCGCAGATGACGGCCTTGTGGCCCGCCTCGACGGCCTTGCTGATCGCCAGCGTCATCCCCCTGTCCTTGAAGCTTCCCGTGGGATTGAGGCCCTCGTATTTCAGGTACACCCTTGATCCCGCGATGAGCTTTTCCAGGGAGAAAGCCCTGATCAGGGGGGTATTCCCCTCTCTCAGAGTAATGACGGGAGTCTTCTCGCTCACGGGGAGAAATTGCCGGTAGCGGTCAATGACGCCGCGGTATGGGGAAGAAAGAGCATGCGTGGTATCAGATTTCATTGATTCTTTCCTTTCTCGGGAGCCTGCCATGGGGTATGTCCTGCCTTATCCGGGCACCGGGCTCCTGCCTGACGATTGGGCCCTTTTTATCTATTCGCTGCTTTATGCCGCTTATCTTCCTCACCGGCCTCCTGATTCTCTGAAACCCTTTCTGTCTTGATCCATGTGCGCTTGACGCCTGTGATGTCCTGCCATATTGCCGATATGACCACCACGATCCAGGCCTGGCAATAAGTGAAGTAAGAGAGGGCTATGAGGAAAAGGTGGCTCAGCGAGTCCTCACCCTCGAAGGAGAGCGTGAGAAAGACTTCCAGGATAAAGAGGAGATACCCCAGGGCCCATACCAGGGAGAAGGGCCCCAGGAGGCTGATGTTCCATATCCCTGTGACGCCGAGAATGAAGACCAGATCGGAGAAAATGACCGCAAGCAGGAATATGTAATAGAGCGAGAGGGTGTAGAGTAGCTCGAGAGCCAGGGCCTTTGAGCGGAAGCGCGGCAGCTCCTTCAGGAACTTCCAGAGGACGTAGTTGTTTCCCCGCACCCACCTTCTTCTCTGCTTGTACCATATTTTCATCGACTGGGGCTCCTGCTCCCAGGTCACCGAATAGGGAATGAAGGCGATGCGCATCCCTTTCTGGTAGATCCGGATTGAAAGCTCCGAGTCTTCCGTGAGGGCATCTTCATCCCATCCGCCCAGCTCTTCCATCAGCTCCCGGCGCACGACGAAGTTGGTGCCCGGGAGCGTCGAGAGGCGCATGAGCTTCCAGCGCCCTGCCTGGACAATCCACTGGAAGCCGATTCCCTCTATGTTGATGAACCGCGTGAGGAGGTTCGCGCCCCTGTTGATGCAGCGAAACATCCCGAGGGCCGCCCCCAGCCCGGGACGGAGCTCCATGGTGGCCGCCAGGTAGCGGAGGGCATTTTTCTCAGGCCTGTTGTCGGCGTCATATATGGCGATCAGATCGCCCTTCACCTCCTTCATCCCCAGGTTGAGGGCCCTTGATTTTCCTCTGCCGCCGATGTCGGGAGTGGTGTGGAGGATCCTGAGGCGCGGCTCGCTCTCACGGAGCTTTTCCAGGAGCTCCCCTGTCCTGTCTGTCGATGAGTCGTTTATCACAAGGAGCTCCATTTTGTCCGCGGGATAGTCGAGTGCCAGGATATCTCTCACGGTCTTCTCTATGACTTTCTCCTCGTTGTGGGCAGGCACCATGATCGAGATAAAGGGATAAGTAAATTTCCCTTCCCTGTGGAGCCTGTCGATTTTCTCGCGGTCCTTCCTTGCCGTCAGTGCATAAAGATACCCCGTGAAGGAGAGGAGGAGCTGATAGGCTATCATGAACCATATGAGCCCTACGGAGAGGGTAAATAGTGATTCAATCACGAGATCAAACACCTTGTCTTCTCCTTCCGACACGGTGGTAAAGGTAAAGGACAAGGAGGATCCCGCAGGCAGCAGAGCCAAACAGGACAATGAAGCGCGCCTCGTGGTAGGAGATTACCTCCACGTCAAAAGAGATACGGCCCTCGCCGACAATCTTCACTTTCCGGGACCCCGTGGGAAGGGCCACGATGTATTCCCCCGTCCCCATCAGGGGGACTTCATCGTGCCTTGTGTCATCGACCCAGATGCTCCGGGGCTCCTTGTTGAGAGCTATATAACACCTCGTGGGGCTCATGTAATCGATGAACGCCTCCCCTCCCCGCTCGTCAATCATGAGGAGGTCGCCGCTTGCCCATTTTATCTTGATGGGCTCGATGAGATCTTTTGAGGGCGAAGGAAATACGGCGCCTTCGGGGGCCGAGAGGGCATACTGGCAGAAGGGCATGTCGCCCTCGGGAATAGAAGATTCGGCATAGGCTACCACCCTGAGGCCTCCCTGTGATGCGTTGCGGAGTATCGAGAAGAGCTCTGCGCCTGTCTGCCGCCTGCAGGCAAAGCCGTCTTTCTGGGTATGCACATCGACTATGTTCAGGTCCATGGCGAGCCTGTCAAAGGGGACTCCGGCATCAAGGTAAGCCTTGCACAGGTCGCGGTAACGGTCGGGAGGCCTGTTCCACATGATCTGCGGATCTTCCACCGAGAGGGTGAAAGGATACTCCTCCATAAGAGGAATGATCCTCCGGGCATTGACTCCCCACAGGTTTCTGATCACAGGGGTCTTGATGCTGTCCACGACAGTCACCACGATGTCAAAGTCACCCTTTTTCTCCTTTATTTCGTTTAAAAAAATGAGCATATCCCTGTGGAGGGCCGTCACGAGGTCCTCGCGGAACTGGTAGAAGGCTTCCATGGATTTCGGGTTTTTTCCCCAATAGTGGGGTGAGCGGTCGTTGAAAAGCTCCCTCATGTCAAATTTCCATGCACTCTTGAAGGCCTTCTGTGCCGAGGGGTGGAAAGGCGCCATCATCTCGGGCTTCCCTGGCCCCTCGCCTTCCAGATAGATTTCGGCAAGATTTACCCCGTCGAAGTCATAGTCAGTGAAAAGGCGCTTGAGATCCTCCTTGACCAGGTCCATGCAGGTTTTGTCCTCAAGAGCCACAGGAAGCCTCCAGGCCCCCTTCAGATCGCGACCGAGATAGTTCTTTTCCCGGAATCCCCTGTGGCGCTCCCAGAACTCCGGCGTATGGTAGGGGAGCTCAAGCCACGCGTAAACGGCAATGCCGGACTTGTGGCACACGCCGATGAGGCGGCGGTAGTCGAACTTGTACGAAGGGTAAAAGTGCCATGCTGCCGCGTGGATGGCGCGGATCCCCAGCCTTCTCCACCTCTGGGCAAGCACTTCCACGCTCATGTTCTGCCTGAACCCCGGGTCAAAAAATGCTTCGAGGCGGGGAACCGCTGAAGGGGGGAGAAGGCTGAAATGGTCGAGGACGATGGGAATGAGGGTGGGGAAGCGGTTGTAGCCCTTTCCGGCGACAGGATCATAGAGCGTCGAGAGGAAGCATATTCCCCCCTCCTTCTCCTTCCTCACGACGCCGAGAGGAAAGCCGTCAATGCTCTGGTAAATCACCTTGTCATCTTCCCGGGGAGCCACAATGTCCATCGCTCCCGCAGTAAAGAACTCCAGGCCGTTGTAGACATCTTTCACCCCCTTCACCTCCACCTTGCCGGCCCTTGAGAAGCACAGGGCGCGCGAGAGCTCGCTCATCCCGTCCAGCACCAAGATACCCCCTCTCTCGAAGAAGGTCTTGGAAAGGGCCTGGAGATCGGCCTGCGGCGCGCTCCCCGAGGGAATCACCACGAGGTTCTCGTCATGGAGCGATGAGAGGGCGCTCACTTTACGGGGAGTGATTCCCAGGGCTTCAAGGGACTCCAGGAATGCCTGCTGATCGCTCAGCGCTTCCCTTGAGACTTTGTCGTTCCAGAGCATGGCGGCCTTCACGGTTCTCTTTTCCCCGTTGTGGCGGGGCGTGAAGCGGTGCGCAATCTCCGTCACGAAGCCCTTCATCCTTCCCCCCGGCCGGTCATCGATGCCTTCCGCCGCATAAATCCACCGGGGACGGCAGGCAATGGACCTTTTCACCGTGGCGGTCACCTTGCCCCTGGTGACTTTCTCTTTCCTGAGCCTCCCGTTTTCGTCGAAGAAATTCTCCTTGAGGAATTTTCCCTTGACGGTGAGGCGCACCTCGCCACGCCCCGACACGATGGCCTTGTCCTGGAAAGTGACGGTGTTGTTGAGATCCCGCACATCAAGAAAAGTATATCCCAGCCTGGCGAGTCCCCTGACAAGCTCTTTCAGCACCGAGGAATCGACAAAGGGGTGGAAGAAGAAGCCCGCCACTCCGTCGCGGAGGCATTTCATTTTCCTGGCGATCTCAAGCAGCTCTTTTACATGACCGAGCTCGCCTTCAATATCCTCTTTGCCTTCCTTGGTGAGGAAGGGAATATAGCCAAGGTATTCAGGGACTATGCGCTGGCCGTAGAAGTCTTTCTCAATGAGGAAAGGAAAGGACTGGTTGAGGGAATACTGGTTGAAGAACATTCTCCGCTCCATCACTGTCGAGAAGTGCCGGGCGATAATGCCGTAGTCCACCGTTGAGGCGACATACTGGGGCGTCTCCCACAGGAGGGGGTAGAGGTTGCAGGTAAAGCACTCGTTGAGGGCCCGGGTAAGGCGTTTTTCCACGAAGGCCGTCGAGTCCTCCTCCACGGGCGTTCCCCTGTTCCCGTCCCAGAATTCGGAGTCTATGGCTGTTTTCCCCTTATACTGGTGGGTGCATCCGTGGAGCGCCATGGAGCCGCCGCGGGTTGCCGCGTAGCGGAGGGCTCTCACAAGGCGCAGGCGGTTCGTGAGGGGGATCTCATGGCCTGTGTCGGGATCGATGAAGAGGGGCACCAGCGAGATAATGAAGGGGATTTTCTCCTGGGAGAGCATGTCGGCGATCTCTTTTATCCTCTCGGGATCAGAGGTGGGGTTCACATCTTCAATACGGACGGCGGCCTGGTGCTTTTCCCCGTGGGGTGTGCCCAGGAAGTCGTGGAGTGTGTCGCAGAAGGCAAGGTAGCGGTCGCCCTCAGAGACATAGGAGAAGGGGATATCGGCGATATACCAGAACGACCCGTTCCTGAGGATATAGGGGTGCTTCTCACCCGGCGCCGAAAATCCCCAGGCGCTCACCTTGACCTTTTTTCCCTGCTTCAGGATATTGAGGGGCGGAAGAAGGGGTTTGTCAAGCAGCGTCCCCCTGTACTCCACCAGGTTCACCTTGTCTGATCTTCCCTCAAAGCAGAGATCGAGCTTTTTCTCGCTGTCCCTCGCAAGGAGCTGCTCAATATGGTTCCCTATCCAGAAGAATGAGCCATTGTAGGCGAGAATCTCATCGAGGAGGCCCGCGGGAAGCGAGTACTCTTTCTGGCATCCCGCGAAAAAGGCGCAGGAATATTTCGCCAGGTCGCCTTTTTCATAGAAGGAGACGGGCTCAATGTACGTGGGCATCCTGAAGTGTCCAAGCAGGTTTGCCACCTCCACGGCGCCGGCTCTTGAAACCACGTCTCCCTTGCTGTCATCGAAGAGGATGAGGGCTCCCTTTTTAGGGGCTGCGCCAAGGGGGGCTGCCAGAAGCAGGCTAAGGGCGAGCAGCGTTGCCGTGACGGTGCATAGAAGGCGCCCTGTGAAAAAATGATGCTCACCGGTGTTCATTGCAGGCTCCCTGCGGGCTCTTTCTGATGACTGCTTTATGGGTTCCCGAGGGGAGGCAGAGAATCCATTCTTTTTCTCCCTCTATCAGAGGGCATTGCTGTTTTTTCCCATCGATGACTATCTCGCCGGGTTTCTCCGGCAGTGCCACATAGCATGTGGCCGGTGCTTCATAGGAGAGGGAGAGCTCCTTTCCCGTATTTCTCAATCCGTAAAGCTCCCCGTTTATCCAGCGGGGTGCAAAGCCGTCGCCCGGCGCCTCAGGATCAAGGAGAAGAGCCTTGCCCGGCGCCTCCATCACGAACCCTAAGAGGGAAGTGTCGTGGGGATAGAGAGTTGACTCGGCATAGAGGATCACCCTGTGGCCCTTTCGTGACGCAGCTCGCAGCATCTGGAAAAGCTCCGAGCCTGTCTGCCGCGGACAGGCAAACCCGTCCTTCTTTTCGTGAAAATCCACCACGTTAAGGTTAAGGGCGAGCCTGTACCAGGGAACCCCCTTGTTCAGGTATGCCTTCTTGATACGCTCATAGCGCTCGGGGCCAAGATTCCACATGGTATAAGGGTCTTCCACCATGAGGGTAAAAGGGGTCCTCTCCATGTACAAGGCTATTTTTGCCGCGTCAACGCCCCAGTTTTCCACTGCCCGGGGGTATGTGAGGCTGTCCACGACGGTGATGACGATGTCGAAGTCTTTTTTCCCTTTTCTGACGGTATCCAGGAAGCTTATGAAATCGCCGTGAAGCTTGTAAATGAGCCGGGCCCTGTATTCGGAGAAGTCCTTGAGGGACTGGGGCCTGCTTTTCCAATAGTGCTCCTTGCATTCCGTAAAGATATCTGCTGAGTCATAGCCGTACTGTGTGCTGAAGTCTTCGCGGGCCCACCGGTGGAAAGGCGAGACCGTCTCGGGCTTGCTCGGGCCTTCTCCTTCGTTTTCAAAGTAAAGCTCGGCGAGATTCACGCCGTCGAAGTCATACCGCCCGAAGAACGTGGCCAACTCCTCGAGGACCGCCTTGCGGCAGGCAGGATCCTCAAGGGCAAGAGGATAGCGCCAGAAGTTCTGCACGTCGCCATCCTTGTAATTCTTCTCTCTGAACTCTGGATGCCTCTCCCAGAAGTCCTTGGAAAGATAGGGGAGCTCCAGCCAGGCATAGACGGTGATGCCTCTGCGGTGGCATTCATCGATAAGGCGCTTGTAATCGTAGGTATAGGAAGGGTACATGTGCCATGCCCCTACATGGATGGCTCTTATGCCGATCTCTCTCCACCTTTTCGCCAGCTCTTCGATGCTGATATCCTGGCGGAGGCCCGGGTCAAAATAGGCCTCTATTCTGGGCACAAATACGGGGGGGGCAAGGCTGAAAGCCGAGAGGATATTGTTCACAAGCGTGGGAAAGCGGTTGTAGCCTCTCCCCCCCGCAGGATCATACTCCGTCGAGAGAAACACGATGCCGCCCCTTTTCATTTTCCTGACAAGTCCCACACAGGCCCCGTCGGGCGATACATACATGGGGAGATCACCCGGGAAAGGCATCACGGTCTCCATTTTCCCGTCAGTAAAGAGCTCGAGCTGATTCATTACGTCCTTCAGGGAAGGAACCTCTTTTTTACCGCTCTTTTCGAAGCCCAGGGCCCCAGAGAGAGCGGTGAAGCCGTCGGTGACCACCACTCCTCCTTTTTCCACGAAGGACTTGAGCTCCATGGCCTTCGTGAGCGGGGCCCTGGCAGCGGCCTCGTAAGGAATTATCAGAATCTTCCGGGAAGGCATCCTGTCCTGCCATGAAATCTTTTCGGCCTTTATCCCCAGGCTTTCCATGGAATGATAAAAGGCTTCCTGGTCTTTCTGCCCTCTTCCCCGGGCTTTTTCATCCCATAAGAGGGCGCAGGTCGCCTTCTCCCTGCCTTCCACGCCTTCGGCCACATACATCCATCCAGGGGGAAGGGAGATTTTCCTCATCACTTTCCCGAAGAGCTTTTCACTTCCCCTGCGGCATTTCCGGACCGTACCGGAAGGGTCAATGAAGGACTCTGAGAGGAATTCCCCCTCGAGAGTGAGGGTCACCTGGCGTGACCCCGAGACCACGGCCTTGTCGCCGGAGAGCACGGCGTTGGGAAGGTTCCTCACCTCCAGGAAGACGTACCCCAGCCCTTGCAGGCCCAGAACTAGCTCCCTCAGGAGCGAGAGATCCATGAAGGGGTGAAAAAAGAACCCGGCACAGCCGTCACGGATGCACTTGAGGCTCTTTGCCGTGTCGAGCATGGCATTCACATACTGCCGCTCGCCGGCAAGGTCTATCGAGCCGTCCTTGACGAGGTAAGGGACATAACCCAGGTACTCAGGAATCACCTGCTGCCCGTAGTAATCCTTTTCTATCAGGAAAGGGAATGACTGCCGCGAGTGGTAAGTGTCAAGGAAGATTTTCCTCTCGCTCGCCGTGGAAAAATGCCTGGCAATGACGCGGTAGTCAAGTGATGAGGCCAGTAGATGCGGCGTTTCCCACAGAAGGGGATAGATGCCGTTGCGAAAGCACTCATCGAGGCTCTGCTCAATCCTCTCCTCGACGTAAAGAACGGAATCTTCGATGAGCGGCCTGTTTTTCTCCGTGTCCCAGAATTCACAGTCGATGGTGGAAGCTCCCCTGTACTGGTGCGTGAAGCCGTGGAGGACAATGGTGCCTCCGTGGCGGGTGGCGTATTGGAGGGCCTTTATGAGGGCCGGCTTCTGTGAGAGGGTGATATCATTTTTTTTATCACCGCTCCGGTAGACAGGCACGACGGGAACGAGAAAAGGGGCATGGAGCAACGAGAGGAGATCGGTGATTTTTATTATCGCTTCAGGATCGGTCAAGGGGTTTACATCCTCTATTCTTATCACGGCATAGTGCTTTTCTCCATGGGGGATTTCCAGGAAGTCATGGAGGCAGTCACAGAAGGCAAGGGCGCACTGCGGCCCATCGTCAAAGGGGAAGGGGATATCGGGGATATGCCAGAATGAGCCGCTGCTCACGATATAAGGGCTTCTCTCGCCGGAGGGAAGGGAAGCCCAGGCATGGACTTTCACTCCGGGAGCGCACCTCACGGTGCCGAGGGAGGACAGTCCTCTGGTGAGGGTTGCTCCCCTGTACGAGACCGAGATGGTCCCCTCCATTCTGCCCAGAGGCTCAATGATCTTTTTCACCCCCTCCCGCGAGTTGAAAGAGGCGAGCCCCTCGCCAATCCAGAAAAACTTTCCCCTGTAAGAGGCGCAGTCGTCGAGCAGCGCTTCTGGCAGCGCCTTGTCGGCTGTGCTGTTTACCAGGAATGCCAGGGGATAGCCTTGAAGGGTGCCCTTGCGGTAGCTCCCGGCTTCCAGCAGCACGGAAGGGACATTGAAGTGCCCCAGGAGGTTCACGAGGTGGATGCCATATATCCTGCCGGGAGAGCCTCGCTCCACAATTATGAGAGCCTTCTTGCGGGGCGCTGCACCCATGAGGAAGAGGGCGGCACCTATGATGAGGATCATGCAAAGAGCGCGGGTGGTGCGACGATATGCGAGCAAGGTTCTGTCTCCGTTTCAGCGAAAATGACTTTTTCAATTCTCCAGCAGGGGGTTTTATCCTTCCTGGCATCCCGTTCCCTGGCTGTTCCGGCGTGGAATGGCCCTGCCGCTCTCCAGGTCAGGGCTCTCAGGAGGGTTGCTTGACTTTTCAAAGAGACTCTGTTATACTGAGTGCCAGAAAATCACGATGCCCTGTGCACGTTGAAAGAAGAAGCATTCCGCTTCTCACCTTGAGGCCAAGCCGGCAAGGTTACGTGAAAGAGCCTGTGCTCGCAATACGTGTGCGTTGCTCTTTTAATGAAGAAGCGGATTACAGTCCGCTTCTTCATTTTTGGGGGGACGGGCAGGACATTGGAGGAGGTGGCTTACATTTCAAAGGATCTTCGGATCAACAAAGAGATCAGGGCAAAACAGGTAAGGGTAATCAGCGATGCGGGCGAGCAGCTCGGAATACTCGGGACAAAGGAAGCTCTTGCAATCGCCGAGGAAAAGGATCTTGATCTGGTGGAGGTGTCGCCAAACACCGATCCTCCAGTCTGCAAGCTCATGGACTACGGCAAGTTCAAATATGAGCAGGCAAAGAAAGAGAGAGACTCAAAGGTCAAGCGCAAGACTCTGGAAGTGAAGGAAGTAAAG from Candidatus Eremiobacterota bacterium encodes the following:
- the thrC gene encoding threonine synthase — its product is MKSDTTHALSSPYRGVIDRYRQFLPVSEKTPVITLREGNTPLIRAFSLEKLIAGSRVYLKYEGLNPTGSFKDRGMTLAISKAVEAGHKAVICASTGNTSASAAAYASRASIVCAVLIPDNAIALGKLAQALIYGAKVIALKGNFDQALSLVKEISSKYPYTLVNSLNEHRIEGQKTSAFEICDELGDAPDYLFIPVGNAGNITAYWRGFREYHSKGHSTRLPRMMGFQAEGAAPIVRGHVVEKPETRATAIRIGNPARWEEAAAAGKDSGGVIDMVSEKEIFDAYKLLATSEGVFVEPASAASVAGLLRYAREGKIPEGSTIVCVNTGHGLKDPDAAIKESAAPAVCPDSLEKVLEALAK
- a CDS encoding polysaccharide deacetylase family protein, with amino-acid sequence MNTGEHHFFTGRLLCTVTATLLALSLLLAAPLGAAPKKGALILFDDSKGDVVSRAGAVEVANLLGHFRMPTYIEPVSFYEKGDLAKYSCAFFAGCQKEYSLPAGLLDEILAYNGSFFWIGNHIEQLLARDSEKKLDLCFEGRSDKVNLVEYRGTLLDKPLLPPLNILKQGKKVKVSAWGFSAPGEKHPYILRNGSFWYIADIPFSYVSEGDRYLAFCDTLHDFLGTPHGEKHQAAVRIEDVNPTSDPERIKEIADMLSQEKIPFIISLVPLFIDPDTGHEIPLTNRLRLVRALRYAATRGGSMALHGCTHQYKGKTAIDSEFWDGNRGTPVEEDSTAFVEKRLTRALNECFTCNLYPLLWETPQYVASTVDYGIIARHFSTVMERRMFFNQYSLNQSFPFLIEKDFYGQRIVPEYLGYIPFLTKEGKEDIEGELGHVKELLEIARKMKCLRDGVAGFFFHPFVDSSVLKELVRGLARLGYTFLDVRDLNNTVTFQDKAIVSGRGEVRLTVKGKFLKENFFDENGRLRKEKVTRGKVTATVKRSIACRPRWIYAAEGIDDRPGGRMKGFVTEIAHRFTPRHNGEKRTVKAAMLWNDKVSREALSDQQAFLESLEALGITPRKVSALSSLHDENLVVIPSGSAPQADLQALSKTFFERGGILVLDGMSELSRALCFSRAGKVEVKGVKDVYNGLEFFTAGAMDIVAPREDDKVIYQSIDGFPLGVVRKEKEGGICFLSTLYDPVAGKGYNRFPTLIPIVLDHFSLLPPSAVPRLEAFFDPGFRQNMSVEVLAQRWRRLGIRAIHAAAWHFYPSYKFDYRRLIGVCHKSGIAVYAWLELPYHTPEFWERHRGFREKNYLGRDLKGAWRLPVALEDKTCMDLVKEDLKRLFTDYDFDGVNLAEIYLEGEGPGKPEMMAPFHPSAQKAFKSAWKFDMRELFNDRSPHYWGKNPKSMEAFYQFREDLVTALHRDMLIFLNEIKEKKGDFDIVVTVVDSIKTPVIRNLWGVNARRIIPLMEEYPFTLSVEDPQIMWNRPPDRYRDLCKAYLDAGVPFDRLAMDLNIVDVHTQKDGFACRRQTGAELFSILRNASQGGLRVVAYAESSIPEGDMPFCQYALSAPEGAVFPSPSKDLIEPIKIKWASGDLLMIDERGGEAFIDYMSPTRCYIALNKEPRSIWVDDTRHDEVPLMGTGEYIVALPTGSRKVKIVGEGRISFDVEVISYHEARFIVLFGSAACGILLVLYLYHRVGRRRQGV
- a CDS encoding DUF2442 domain-containing protein, translated to MLTRVRKVKYLKEYKLLISFTDGSEKVFDMMRCIEKGGVFTPLRDIEYFKRVSVNPESRTIEWPNGVDICPDTLYKDGTELKSAKKKASA
- a CDS encoding glycosyltransferase; the protein is MFDLVIESLFTLSVGLIWFMIAYQLLLSFTGYLYALTARKDREKIDRLHREGKFTYPFISIMVPAHNEEKVIEKTVRDILALDYPADKMELLVINDSSTDRTGELLEKLRESEPRLRILHTTPDIGGRGKSRALNLGMKEVKGDLIAIYDADNRPEKNALRYLAATMELRPGLGAALGMFRCINRGANLLTRFINIEGIGFQWIVQAGRWKLMRLSTLPGTNFVVRRELMEELGGWDEDALTEDSELSIRIYQKGMRIAFIPYSVTWEQEPQSMKIWYKQRRRWVRGNNYVLWKFLKELPRFRSKALALELLYTLSLYYIFLLAVIFSDLVFILGVTGIWNISLLGPFSLVWALGYLLFILEVFLTLSFEGEDSLSHLFLIALSYFTYCQAWIVVVISAIWQDITGVKRTWIKTERVSENQEAGEEDKRHKAANR
- a CDS encoding DUF4160 domain-containing protein — translated: MPEISRFYGIVIRMFYEDHNPPHFHAIYGKQEAMISISELRILEGRISKRALLMTLEWAIQYREALMESWQLAMNSQPLKSIPPLK